The following is a genomic window from Anaerolineales bacterium.
CTCCTTCCCCTAGATTACTTGACATTGGTGCATTTGTTGAAGAAGACTTGTCTTACTGCTAACTGATTCTGGCGGCATTCAGAAAGAAGCCCCTGGACCGGTGTCGGTGTTGCGCTATGTTACGGAACGACCTGAGGCAGTAAAGGTTGGCACCGTTAGGCCTGCGGAGGCGAACAGTCAGAGAGGTTGTTAACCTATTTGAAAATCCCAAGCATACCAGCACATGGCCTAGATAGTGAACCCCAATGGAAGACGGACTGGCCGTCCAACGAATTGTTGAGGACATTGCTTTTGTTGTAAAACGTCTGCATTCATCTGTTAGCTTTTGCCAAAGAGAAGATTTATTAGCGAAGCTTTTTATGAGATACCTACAGGATATAGATCGGGACAATCTGCAGAAACCTTTGGAGAAGACGAATGTCAGCAACTTGTCATAAGCGCAACCAAATAATATCCTTCCTTCAAGATCAGAACATTTGCTACAAGACTGATTACTTAATTAAGTATGAGACATATTTTAAAACAGGTGGAATTGTTAAGCTTTTTGTAGCTCCACAAGACTATGGAAAAATGGTTAGCTTGGTTTCATTTCTAAACGTATCTAGAATAAAGTATAGAATAATTGGTTATACAAGCAATATGCTGTTTTTTGATGAAATACAGTATTCTGTCATTCTGTCCACCAAGAATTTAAATTCTCTAGAGATAAAAGAGAAGAAAATTGAAGTTGAAGCCGGGTATCAGCTACAAGATTTTGTAAGAGTAGCTCTAATAAATGGTTGGAAGGGCTTTGACGGTCTTGAAGGAATCCCTGGCAGTATCGGGGGAGCCCTAGTTATGAATGCTGGGGCATATGGATATTCAATTTCTGACAATTTGATATCAGTAGAGTGCATAGACGGTGAAAATAGACTGTCACTTCTTAAAAAAGATGACTGCTTGTTTGAATATCGCAATTCTATTTTCAGAGGGGGGGGGCATTGTATATTAAGGGCGACTTTTTCTTTGCAAAAAGATAGTATAGCTAGAATAGCTAAGAATATAGAGAAATTTCATATAGCAAGGCACTCATATCAGGAACACGCATACCCTAATTTAGGAAGCATGATCTCTATCAACGAAAATTTTTACAATGAGATATTCCGCAATAAGAAAACCTTTGCCCTTCTATTTTGGCTGTTAAGAATACTTTTTAAAAATCCGATAAGCAAATTTTTATCAAGAAGAAACCCAAATAATATTGTGTTCAATTGGTTACTAAAAAAATTTCTCCTTTTGGAAAGAAGAGTTCTCTTGAATTATCAAATGTCTGCAAAAGGGGCAAACAGTCTAGTTAATAACGGAAAGGTCCTTCCAAAGGAAATAATCGAATATACCCTTCTGTGCAAAGAATTACTTGGGGGAAAATATCACATTGAAAACGAGTTCGTCGTAACCCCGGCTTTTTCCGTTGATCCAGAATTTCAAGGAACTTATGATCTCCTTGTTTCTAAATTGTCAGAATCCAGACAAGATGCTTAACGGTTCCACTGAAGGATGAACCCCCAAAAATGAATGCACTCGTCTCAACAAGCTGTATTGGAATTAGAACAAGTTTAATATATACATATATCTTTCTGAAGACTGTGGAACTGGAATGGTTAAGAAGATGACAAAAGCTTATATTCTGGCTTTTCAAAGAGCCACGAACTACGGAGCAGTGTTACAGATTTTTGCGTTCAAAAAGATTTTAGAAAGATTGGGCTTAACAGTTGAAGTTATTGATTATGTCCCAGACTGGATGCCTGCAAGGATAAAAAGCCAGCCGTCAATTGGTAGTTTCGTAAAGAGGAAAATGCTGGCTTTCACGTTCCGAAAATTTTTGAAGGAATTGAATTTAACAAAGGCAAAATTTTTTGATAGTATTTCTTTGAAAGCAAATTTGCCAGAGGCGGATTTCTATTTTGTCGGCAGTGATCAGGTTTGGAATGAGAACCTGATAAGGAAAGATGCAACATACTTCTTGGATTTTGTGCCAGATGCTTCTCACAAAATAGGTTATGCAGTTAGTATGGGTAACAATCATTTGTCTGATGATTTTAGAAAAGAAGTAACGCCTTTGATTAGAAGATTTCACAAGTTATCTGTCCGGGAAACATTTGTTGCTAATTTTCTCAAGGAATCCTTGCACGTTGATTCGTTCGTTGTATTGGATCCAACTCTTCTGCTACAAGAACGAGACTATGATGAAATAAGGGATGAGAAAAAATGGAACACGGAGTTCATCGCTGTTTACTCAGCTATGCATGATTCTGGGATTTATGAACTGTCAAAGTACTTAAGAGCGAAAACAAATCTGCCTATCGTGAATTTAGGTTACCATTTTAATGGAGCCGATAAACAGGAATATATATTTGGACCCGGTCACTGGTTAAGCAGAATAAAAGAATCCTCATACTTCATTACTAATTCATTTCACGGGAGTGCTTTTGCCATTTTGTATAAGAAAAAATTTTTCTCAGTGCCAACTCAAAACCCCTCCCATCAAGGCCTCAATGCAAGATTTGTAGAGCTTCTAAAGTCTCTGGATTTAACTAGTCGGCTAGTAAATTCTGAAAGCGATATAAGTAATCTGTTGGGTGAGCCGATTGACTATAAAAGGACTTATTACCTGCTAGACAAAAGGAGGAATCAATCAATGCGATTTCTAGCAGAGGCTATTGGCGAAGTGAAGTAAAAAGTCAGAAAGTTTATACAAGTGGGAAGCTTATTGAATACAATATTTGGGGGTTCTTGGGGCTTCCCGGAAAGTGCTTCTGGCAAACTTAATTTCTCGCAATGATAACTAAAAAACAGTTTTCTAAAAATCTAGGCGTCAATGTGATAAATTTTGCGGTTAATTTTGCCTCCGGTTTGCTAGTAGCGCCTTTCTTAATTCACCATTTAGGGATATCTGCATTTGGTATTGTAGGGGTCTCTATGAGTGTTGTTGGATTCATGACAATAGTGTCGACAAGTCTAAACCAGGCAAATAACCGATTTGTTTCGATGAACATGGTTTCTGGGGATAAGCAAACAACAATTTCAGTGATAACGACAACCTTTATTCTGTATGGAATTTCAATTCTCGTATTTTTGCCGATCCTTGCCTTTATCTCAATTAATTCTGGAAGGATATTTAACATATCTCCAAACACGGTCCCAGCGGCCTCATTTTTGTTTTTACTTATGGGGTTGGGCCAAGTTTTGATAATGTTGAATGCAGTAATTGTGAGCCCGCTTTTTGCTAAAAATCGGCTTGATATTATCCAGTCTATTAATATCTTGAGAAATGTTTTAGATATTGTTTTTTTATTCATATCAGTAACATATATCTCAAATTCTTTAATCTCGGTTGGTGCAGCTTACTTTGCGGCAATTGTTTTAGCAATAACTGCCGCAATCGTGTATTTTAGGAAATTCCTGCCATACTACAAATTCAGATTTCATGACTTTAATAGAAATAAGGCCCGAGATATATTTAAGCTCTCTAGTTGGACAGCTGTCAGTGCTGTCGGCATGTTGATGTTCTTGCAGACCGACGTTGTTCTTATAAATGTCTTTTTGGGAGCAGAGGAGGCTGGTAAATATGCAGTGGCGGGGCAATGGAGATTATTACTTATTTCTGTAGCAACCATTTTGAGCGTGGTTACAGCGCCAATTATTTTAGTTAAATATTCTGAAAATAGGCTAAATGAATTGAAGGATTTCTTATACAAAGCCGTTAAGTATCAAGGTATTTACACTGCTGTACCCACTGCTCTTCTTGTAGTTTATGCTGATACGATACTATCTCTTTGGCTTGGAAACGATTTCATGGATTTATCAATTCTTCTGCGGGCCATGATATTCCATTTGGCCTTTTCTCAAGCCATACGCCCACTTTATGCAGTGGGCACAGCCTTTAACAAGGCAAAATTGCCGGGAATTGCTACTTTGTCATTAGGCCTCGCTCACGTTGTTTTATCCATAGCATTACTTAAATTTACTAACTTTGGCCTGTTGGGTGTAATTGTGAGTGGCACCCTTTTTACTGTATTATTAAATATTGTTTTTCTTCCCATGTACGTGGCGCGTTATTTGAAAGTCTCTCCTACTGAGCTTTACATAAATATAGCACCCGCTCTATTTACTGAAGTGCTTCTTATATTCTTTGGTTTCACACTTAGGCTATTGTTCAAACCAACCAGTTGGGTTGCATTGTTTTTTGCATCGATAATTGTAGCTGTTCTGGGTTTGTTTTGTGTCTATTGGATCCTGCTAGACCCAAAAGAAAAAGCAGAGATTAAGATACTACTGGGAAAAGCCAAGCACATAGTTCCCCTGTGGAGGTGACATTTAGAACCAATACAACGGCTTTCAAGTTTCGCAACGTTCCCAGTTATAGATTCCACTCGTGATAGAAGATTAATGCTAAAGATCAAAAAGTTCAACATTTACGAAATAGCTTATCTAACCTTTGCATTTGATTCGTTACTGAAAGTTGATCTGTTTGGGTTGAGGCTTCATATTGGAGTTGTGATTATATTAATCATTTTATTTATAAGCTTTCTGGCTAGGTCGAGATTCGATTATATAAAAAGTTTTTTAAAAAGAAATTGGACAATCCTCCCCTTTTTCGCGTATGTTTTCCTTAGCGTTGCTCTCAATTCCTCGTATCCCGGAATTTCTCTAACCTTATCTTATTACTTGATAGCGTTGGGTATATTCTATTTCTTGTATATAAAAGAAAAGTATATTTCAAACAGAGCCATTGTTGCTTTTCAATGGATATTGATCCTTTCTGGACTTTTACAGCTTCTCTTATACATAGTTTGGGGATATCAAGTTTCTTTCTATGACCCAGAGTATTACATGGTAGATGCGAGCTTTGTCACTAGGCTTAGAGGTTTCTTTCTAGAGCCTAACTGGTACTCTATAATAATAGTGTTTAACAGCCTGTTAATGATTATGATGCTTAAGCGGGATATGTTAAAACACAAGTGGTTGTTAGTTCTAACTACTTTTTGCATATTTCTCAATGGCTCATATACATTTATCGGCGTCATTTTAATAGGTAGTGTATTTAGTTTTTTTATTAAATTTCCTTGGGTATCGAAATTGAAATTAATTATTGTCATTTTTACATTTGCGGTTTTACTGACTATTTTTACTGCAAGAAGTATTTCACAAAAAGGCGATACTCGGAATCTTTTGGGTAGTGCACAGATTAATTATGGCTCTAGATTGTTTCCGGCAATGAGAACAATCGATTTTGTATCAAAACACTCCTTGTACAGGCAATTATTTGGATTTGGGGTGGGAAGTTGGCCCTACGTCGGGCTCGAACAAAATAGATTAGGTTATATTGGAATAAGGGGTAGCTATATAATCCAACCCGCCCAAAGGGACTCTGCTGAATTTCAAGTTTTCTTACTCGAAGTTGGATACTTGGGCGTCGTATTGTTTATTTTTGATTATTTATATAACTTCCTTAGGTTTCGGAATACTAATTGGTCTTATTCCATTGCGTCTGCATGTATGCTTGCGGCCTTTTTTATCTATCCAATATTTAAATTTTCTATGTATTTGATACCCTTCTTTCTTATAAGATCCAGAGCAGTAAAGTACAAAAGTTTATAGAAGCCATTCTTTTCGGAACCTTTGGTTGCGAGATCTAATCGAAAAAAGTTCTTTTTAGGCTGGACGGGGTAGTCGATGAATACCAAAAAAAAGATACTTCATTTGATAAACGATGCGTCACTTAGAAGAGGGGGGGCTCAAAAAATTGTGAATTCCTTGATTGAAGTACAAGATTTTGATTCTTACACATTCTCAAAAAAGAGAATTGACAACATTGTCGATGAAAGAAATTTCGTTGGGAATAATTTTGATTTGCTTTGGAAAATAAGGATGAAACCTGATGCTGTTGTTATCCATTCAAGGATGTTTTGGCCTTATGCATTCATGATAAAGAAATTTGGAGTAAAGGTTATTTTTTATGTCCATGCGGACTATACAACACATAATTGGGCTTTTAGAATTTTTCGACCAGATTCATATATTGTTACTTCAAACGCGGTAAAGAATCTGTTAACTAAACATGGAATATCAGAAAAAAAAATACATGTAAACATAAACCCTCTTGTGTCTGATGGTATCACCCCACTAGAAAATATCACTATCTCTCAGCCCCTTGTTATTTCATTTGTTGGGTCGCTCGAACCGCGCAAGGGAATCTTAGATTTAATTGATTTGTTGAAAGCATATTCAATTAGAGGCAAAATGCCTATCATCCTTCAGATTATCGGTGAGGGGTCCTTATATAAAAAGATAACTTTGAATATGAATAATGGGGGTGATTATTTTTCTATTAGATTATTGGGGTATCAAGAAAGACCTTACTTGACCACTAAAAACTCCCTAATTCAAATCATTCCTTCTTTAGAAGAAGGATTTGGATTAGTAGGAGTTGAAGCTATCCTGCATGGGAAATTGCTTGTATACAATGAAATACCTGCGCTTATTGAATTGCTGGGCAGAGATGAGTTCTCGTTTTCTTTTAAGATTGGTTCTCCGGACTCATTTTTTATTGCTCTTGATAATTGTATCTACATGCTAAAAAATGGTAGTTTGGGTCGGAAAAAGGCAAAGGAACGATCAGACCTAATATCCCGAAAATATAGTCTTGATCGCTTCATCAAAGAATATGTAAAAATAGTAAAAAAGTGCATTGATTCTTGATCCCTAGAAATTGTTTGCTTATCTTATCTAAGAAACAGAGGGGCCACTATTGACAGCCTGTAGTTTTTATCTGGTCCTATTGAAATGACACGCATAAGCTTTTTAAATTGTCCAATTGATAATCTCTCCTTGTTGGAGACGGTTGAAATTATACGTCATGGTATAAGAGAAGGGCGGTTTATCCGTCATGTAGTGGTCAATGTCGCAAAAATTGTAAATTTGCAAAGAGATGAGGCGTTGCGTGCTGCAGTAATTAATTCTGACATTATTAATGTTGATGGAATGGGCGTGGTATGGGGAGCAAGGTTCTTAGGGCACCACCTTCGAGAACGCGTAGCGGGCATCGATTTGTTTTATGCGCTATTGAATATGTCTGCAGATGAAGGCTTTCCGGTTTTTTTCTTGGGAGCTGAAGAGCATGTGGTTAAAATGACAGCTATAAGAATTCAAGAACTCCATCCTACATTACGAATTGCTGGATATCACAATGGTTTTTTTGGTGATGGCGAAGAAATTATTGTGGATATGATTCGATCCTCCGGCGCTAGCTTATTGTTTGTGGCGATTACCTCTCCGTATAAGGAGAAATTTGTTGATCGTTGGGGTAGTAAACTCGGGGTCCGGTTTGTAATGGGTGTGGGAGGAACCTTTGATGTAGTTGCCGGCAAGGTGAGGCGCGCTCCAATTTGGATGCAAAATTCCGGACTAGAGTGGTTATATCGGGTGCTTCAAGAACCAAAACGACTTTTTGCGCGATACTTATCTACGAATTTGAAATTCCTGTGGATTCTATTGAGAATGAAGCTGAAATCTGTATTTATTAAAGAGTAAGTCGGGATATTTGTCTAAGGAGAAAAATGAATCTTACTAACCCTAATGCGTCGGATGAGATTGATTTAAAGTTATATTGGGGTGTTTTACGCAAAGAGATAAGAAAAATCATTTTCTTCTCCCTTTTGTTTATGCTATCAGGCTTCTTGTTGAGCAATCTTTTGCCACCAGTATATGAAGCCTCATCAATATTGATGGTCAGCGAAAATTCGGCTCTCCAAACCAATGAATACAATGCCGTGCTAACAAGTGAGCGCTTAGCTCGAACGTACGCTGAGATAATGACAGCCCAGCCTATTCTTGAAGCAGTGAAAACGGATTTAGGACTGACTGAGGATTTAGACTCTGTTAAAGAGTCAATTGAGGTTCGGTTAATCCCCAATACACAACTTATCAGGGTGACGGTTCAAAATACCGACCCTCTCCTTGCAGTGCAGATAACAAACACACTTGTAGAGTATTTCATAAACGATAATATTTCCCTGCAGCAGTCTCGTTTCGCTGAATCAAAACTGACGTTGGCAGGGCAAATTGCCGAGCAACAGGGATTTGTTGATCAAATCCAGTTAGCTTTGAATTCTTTACCTCAAGGGGAGGAAGGCCAGCTGGAACGCACTCGCTTAGAGGGCTTATTAGGCCAGTATAGGCAGACGTATACACAATTACTTCAAAGCTATGAACAACTACGACTCGCAGAAGCCCAAAGTACATCTAATGTGCTGCAAGTAGAACCAGCGATACTCCCCGACGAGTCAATAAGCCCAAAAGTCCCACTTAACACGCTTCTCGCAGGTGTACTGGGGGCAGCCCTGGCAACAAGTTATGTTTTCCTTCGGACGACATTAGACAATTCGATTAAAAACGCTGATGAAATTCGGAATAATTTTGATCTTTCCACATTGGCATTTGTTGCTAAGGCACATGAGGAGGATGAGATAATAACGGCTTCTAATCCTCGTTCGCCTATTTCAGAATCTTTCCGGTCTTTGCGGACTAATATTCAGTTTGCCAGTGTGGATGACCAGTTAAAGATAATTGTAGTGACTAGTTCTGTTCAAGGGGAAGGGAAAAGTACAATTGCCTCTAACTTAGCTTTTGTGATTAGCCAATTGGGAACAGAAACAATTCTTATTGATGCCGACTTGCGCCGGCCCAGGCTGCATAAGTTGTTTAAGGTATCCAATAAAAAGGGCTTATCAAATTTATTTGTTAACAAGCATATGGACCATGCTTTCGATGCACAATTGCAAGAGACTAAATATCCTCATTTAAAGATTATGTCTTCAGGAGGCATACCCCCCAACCCTTCGGAATTGATTTCTACAATCCGCATGAACAATATCCTCGAGCATGCCAAAACTAGAGCAGAACTGGTCATTATTGATGCTCCCCCTGTTCTACCTGTGACTGATGCGGTTGTGTTGGCACAGAAGGCGGATGGAGTAATTATTGTTATGGTTCCTGGCCAGACTACTATGCCGATGGCCAAACAGGCTGTGGAGAGCTTGCGACAGGTGGATGCGAAGATTCTTGGGGTGGTGTTTAACAATGTTGATCTAGATTCAGCCTACTTCTCTTCGTATCGAAATGCTTATGTTTATCACTATGATGAAGCCAGCTAGACTCAAGAAAGCAAGCAAAAAAATGAAAAATTCTGAAGCCTCAACAAGAGTTATTCGCAAAACACCCCAAGGTGATTCAAGTGTTGAAACACTTGTGTGCCCTTTCCTGGGGATGGAAGATGATTCGGAAACGAGCTTCTTATTCCCTTCGCCTGGGAATTTTTGCCATCGCCCAAAGCCCGCCAAATCCGTCTCAACTGGATACCAAGGCGCGGTTTGTTTTGATAACAAGGCCTTTCTGCATTGTCCCGTCTACCAGAAGAACTGGAATGGAAAACTGCCTGAAGGCTTTCGGCAACGGATTGTGAAGAATGGTTCTCAGGAGCAGCTCACACCACGCTGGGTAGTTCTTCTGCTATTTCTCTCTTTGATTTTCTTGGCTATCAGCGCATATTTCTTCCTCCTAAGTCCGATAATTTAGTAGTGCATTGAGACTATGGTGGGCTGAAAGGTGAGTTATGAAAAATCTAGTTGTCAAAAAGCCTATATTGGACACCGAGCGTAATCCCACGGAACTTTTAAAGGATGTATTGAGCCAGCATAAGGAACCGCAAAAGCTCGTCGATCACCCATGGGTTGATAGTCTGGTTGTACAGGATTATCAGGAACGGAATCCTACAGCAGCTAACAACTCAAGTTACGCTCTGTTGCAGGCGCTGGCGGATCTTTTTAAGGACATGCTACCCAGCACTCCCCCAAGACGTGGAAAACGATTGGATACGGCTTGGGGACAATTCGGTGTGCTGGGAGCGATGTATTTTGCGGAAATCGAATTCGGTCTTCCAGCGGCAAACTCTTTGCGAGATGCCTGGGGCAAGATTGATAATGTGATTTCCTTGTATGTTCGACAGAAATTTGGAGACGGCCTCTCTCAAGCAGAAGAAGAAAAATATTATTTGCTCAGCGATGAAAAGGAAATTACCCCCACCAGTACGCTGAGTGATTGGCATGCCAGGGGGTTGGAGCGTTTTGCTAAGATGCTTTATGCCAAGGAACGACGGCTGAATTCCAAGCATGCAAAGCAAGCAAAAACCGGTAAGATTTCACGGAGCTGGAGCCCAAGCACATACATAAAATGGACTATGTTGGGGATGCTGCTGGCATTGCTGGCTTACCTAGGGTGGGTCGGGGGGACTTCGTATGTTTTGGCGAGGGAGTTGTATGGTCAAGCGAGAGATCTGAAGGCCATGCTATCCTCCGGACTTGATTTGCAGCGCGCTAGTGAGCTAACCCAAACCGGTGTAACGGTA
Proteins encoded in this region:
- a CDS encoding glycosyltransferase family 4 protein; the protein is MNTKKKILHLINDASLRRGGAQKIVNSLIEVQDFDSYTFSKKRIDNIVDERNFVGNNFDLLWKIRMKPDAVVIHSRMFWPYAFMIKKFGVKVIFYVHADYTTHNWAFRIFRPDSYIVTSNAVKNLLTKHGISEKKIHVNINPLVSDGITPLENITISQPLVISFVGSLEPRKGILDLIDLLKAYSIRGKMPIILQIIGEGSLYKKITLNMNNGGDYFSIRLLGYQERPYLTTKNSLIQIIPSLEEGFGLVGVEAILHGKLLVYNEIPALIELLGRDEFSFSFKIGSPDSFFIALDNCIYMLKNGSLGRKKAKERSDLISRKYSLDRFIKEYVKIVKKCIDS
- a CDS encoding oligosaccharide flippase family protein; translated protein: MITKKQFSKNLGVNVINFAVNFASGLLVAPFLIHHLGISAFGIVGVSMSVVGFMTIVSTSLNQANNRFVSMNMVSGDKQTTISVITTTFILYGISILVFLPILAFISINSGRIFNISPNTVPAASFLFLLMGLGQVLIMLNAVIVSPLFAKNRLDIIQSINILRNVLDIVFLFISVTYISNSLISVGAAYFAAIVLAITAAIVYFRKFLPYYKFRFHDFNRNKARDIFKLSSWTAVSAVGMLMFLQTDVVLINVFLGAEEAGKYAVAGQWRLLLISVATILSVVTAPIILVKYSENRLNELKDFLYKAVKYQGIYTAVPTALLVVYADTILSLWLGNDFMDLSILLRAMIFHLAFSQAIRPLYAVGTAFNKAKLPGIATLSLGLAHVVLSIALLKFTNFGLLGVIVSGTLFTVLLNIVFLPMYVARYLKVSPTELYINIAPALFTEVLLIFFGFTLRLLFKPTSWVALFFASIIVAVLGLFCVYWILLDPKEKAEIKILLGKAKHIVPLWR
- a CDS encoding polysaccharide pyruvyl transferase family protein, translating into MVKKMTKAYILAFQRATNYGAVLQIFAFKKILERLGLTVEVIDYVPDWMPARIKSQPSIGSFVKRKMLAFTFRKFLKELNLTKAKFFDSISLKANLPEADFYFVGSDQVWNENLIRKDATYFLDFVPDASHKIGYAVSMGNNHLSDDFRKEVTPLIRRFHKLSVRETFVANFLKESLHVDSFVVLDPTLLLQERDYDEIRDEKKWNTEFIAVYSAMHDSGIYELSKYLRAKTNLPIVNLGYHFNGADKQEYIFGPGHWLSRIKESSYFITNSFHGSAFAILYKKKFFSVPTQNPSHQGLNARFVELLKSLDLTSRLVNSESDISNLLGEPIDYKRTYYLLDKRRNQSMRFLAEAIGEVK
- a CDS encoding WecB/TagA/CpsF family glycosyltransferase, encoding MTRISFLNCPIDNLSLLETVEIIRHGIREGRFIRHVVVNVAKIVNLQRDEALRAAVINSDIINVDGMGVVWGARFLGHHLRERVAGIDLFYALLNMSADEGFPVFFLGAEEHVVKMTAIRIQELHPTLRIAGYHNGFFGDGEEIIVDMIRSSGASLLFVAITSPYKEKFVDRWGSKLGVRFVMGVGGTFDVVAGKVRRAPIWMQNSGLEWLYRVLQEPKRLFARYLSTNLKFLWILLRMKLKSVFIKE
- a CDS encoding FAD-binding protein, which translates into the protein MSATCHKRNQIISFLQDQNICYKTDYLIKYETYFKTGGIVKLFVAPQDYGKMVSLVSFLNVSRIKYRIIGYTSNMLFFDEIQYSVILSTKNLNSLEIKEKKIEVEAGYQLQDFVRVALINGWKGFDGLEGIPGSIGGALVMNAGAYGYSISDNLISVECIDGENRLSLLKKDDCLFEYRNSIFRGGGHCILRATFSLQKDSIARIAKNIEKFHIARHSYQEHAYPNLGSMISINENFYNEIFRNKKTFALLFWLLRILFKNPISKFLSRRNPNNIVFNWLLKKFLLLERRVLLNYQMSAKGANSLVNNGKVLPKEIIEYTLLCKELLGGKYHIENEFVVTPAFSVDPEFQGTYDLLVSKLSESRQDA
- a CDS encoding polysaccharide biosynthesis tyrosine autokinase, whose protein sequence is MNLTNPNASDEIDLKLYWGVLRKEIRKIIFFSLLFMLSGFLLSNLLPPVYEASSILMVSENSALQTNEYNAVLTSERLARTYAEIMTAQPILEAVKTDLGLTEDLDSVKESIEVRLIPNTQLIRVTVQNTDPLLAVQITNTLVEYFINDNISLQQSRFAESKLTLAGQIAEQQGFVDQIQLALNSLPQGEEGQLERTRLEGLLGQYRQTYTQLLQSYEQLRLAEAQSTSNVLQVEPAILPDESISPKVPLNTLLAGVLGAALATSYVFLRTTLDNSIKNADEIRNNFDLSTLAFVAKAHEEDEIITASNPRSPISESFRSLRTNIQFASVDDQLKIIVVTSSVQGEGKSTIASNLAFVISQLGTETILIDADLRRPRLHKLFKVSNKKGLSNLFVNKHMDHAFDAQLQETKYPHLKIMSSGGIPPNPSELISTIRMNNILEHAKTRAELVIIDAPPVLPVTDAVVLAQKADGVIIVMVPGQTTMPMAKQAVESLRQVDAKILGVVFNNVDLDSAYFSSYRNAYVYHYDEAS